In a genomic window of Phragmites australis chromosome 14, lpPhrAust1.1, whole genome shotgun sequence:
- the LOC133891741 gene encoding LOW QUALITY PROTEIN: xylanase inhibitor protein 1-like (The sequence of the model RefSeq protein was modified relative to this genomic sequence to represent the inferred CDS: substituted 1 base at 1 genomic stop codon) → MAHASRRVASLLALAALASVVGFLAGPAAAAGKTGQVTVFWGRNKAEGSLREACDSGMYTMVIMSFLNVYGNGKYSLDLSGHPIAGIGDDIKHCQLKGVPVSLSIGGFGTDYSLPSNQSALDLFDHLWNSYFGGSKKGVHRPFGDAWLDGVDLFLEHGTPADRYDVLALELAKHNIRGGPGKPLHLTATPQCTFPPSSYLGRALATGIFERVHVRIYDNGNCEAYWQLAWEKXTAAYPATRFYVGLTASEMTHGWVHPKNVYYGVAPFVQKAENYGGIMIWDRYYDKQTNYSSIVKYYA, encoded by the coding sequence ATGGCCCACGCAAGCCGGAGGGTAGCCTCCCTCCTAGCCCTCGCGGCCCTTGCCTCCGTCGTAGGTTTCCTCGCCGgcccggccgcggccgcggggaAGACCGGCCAGGTGACTGTTTTCTGGGGCCGGAACAAGGCCGAGGGCTCTCTCAGAGAGGCCTGCGACTCCGGCATGTACACCATGGTCATCATGTCCTTCCTCAACGTCTACGGCAACGGCAAGTACAGCCTCGACCTCTCCGGTCACCCCATTGCCGGCATCGGCGACGACATCAAGCACTGCCAGTTGAAGGGAGTCCCGGTGTCGCTCTCCATCGGGGGCTTCGGCACCGACTACTCGCTCCCGTCCAACCAGTCGGCGCTGGACCTCTTCGACCACCTCTGGAACTCCTACTTCGGCGGCTCCAAGAAGGGCGTCCACCGCCCCTTCGGCGACGCGTGGCTCGACGGCGTCGACCTCTTTCTGGAGCACGGCACGCCGGCGGATCGGTACGACGTGCTGGCGCTGGAGCTCGCGAAGCACAACATCCGCGGCGGCCCCGGGAAGCCGCTGCACCTGACGGCGACGCCGCAGTGCACGTTCCCGCCAAGCAGCTACCTCGGGCGCGCGCTGGCGACGGGGATCTTCGAGCGCGTCCACGTCAGGATCTACGACAACGGCAACTGCGAGGCGTACTGGCAGCTGGCGTGGGAGAAGTGAACGGCGGCGTACCCGGCGACCCGGTTCTACGTGGGGCTGACGGCGTCGGAGATGACGCACGGGTGGGTGCACCCCAAGAACGTCTACTACGGCGTCGCCCCGTTCGTGCAGAAGGCGGAGAACTACGGGGGCATCATGATCTGGGACCGCTACTACGACAAGCAGACCAACTACAGCAGCATAGTCAAGTACTATGCTTGA
- the LOC133890013 gene encoding xylanase inhibitor protein 1-like encodes MALASGRATSLIALAALLSVVGFLAGPAAATGKTGQVTVFWGRNKAEGSLREACDSGMYTIVIMSFLDVYGHGKYSLDLSGHPIAGIGNDIKHCQSKNILVFLSIGGFGNKYSLPTSQSAADVADYLWNAYLAGSRRGVSRPFGDAAVDGIDFFIEHGSPDHYDELARCLWSYNKAYRARTPVQLTATPRCAYPDQRVERALATGLFGRIHVRFYGDPSCAADWQREWDKWTAAYPAAQIYVGLPASEQTVGYVHPKNLYYGVIPVVQKAANYGGIMIWDRYDDKRTNYSSYAKEWA; translated from the coding sequence ATGGCGCTCGCAAGCGGGAGGGCAACCTCCCTCATAGCCCTCGCGGCTCTTCTCTCTGTCGTAGGCTTCCTCGCCGGCCCGGCCGCAGCCACGGGGAAGACCGGCCAGGTGACCGTCTTCTGGGGCCGGAACAAGGCCGAGGGCTCCCTCCGAGAGGCCTGCGACTCTGGCATGTACACCATTGTCATCATGTCCTTCCTCGACGTCTACGGCCACGGCAAGTACAGCCTCGACCTCTCCGGCCACCCCATCGCCGGTATCGGCAACGACATCAAGCACTGCCAGTCCAAGAACATCCTCGTGTTCCTCTCCATCGGAGGCTTTGGCAACAAGTACTCCCTGCCGACCTCCCAGTCGGCGGCGGACGTCGCCGACTACCTGTGGAACGCCTACCTCGCCGGCTCTCGCAGGGGTGTGTCCCGCCCGTTCGGCGACGCGGCTGTCGATGGCATCGACTTCTTCATCGAGCATGGCTCGCCAGACCACTACGATGAGCTGGCCAGGTGCCTCTGGAGCTACAACAAAGCCTACCGCGCCAGGACGCCGGTGCAACTGACGGCGACGCCGCGGTGCGCGTACCCAGACCAGCGCGTGGAGCGGGCGCTCGCCACGGGGCTATTCGGGCGCATCCACGTCAGGTTCTACGGCGATCCGTCCTGCGCCGCCGACTGGCAGCGAGAGTGGGACAAGTGGACGGCGGCGTACCCGGCCGCCCAGATCTACGTGGGCCTGCCGGCCTCGGAGCAGACGGTCGGCTACGTGCACCCCAAGAACCTCTACTACGGCGTGATCCCGGTGGTGCAGAAGGCGGCCAACTACGGCGGCATAATGATCTGGGACCGGTACGACGACAAGCGGACCAACTACAGCAGCTATGCCAAGGAATGGGCTTGA